The following coding sequences are from one Natrarchaeobaculum sulfurireducens window:
- a CDS encoding elongation factor 1-beta, which produces MGKVAAKIKVMPSSPEIDLDALQERLESALPEGAKINGVEREEVAFGLVALYPTVIVPDGSGGTETVEESFTDVEGVESVGVENVGRI; this is translated from the coding sequence ATGGGAAAAGTAGCTGCCAAAATCAAGGTCATGCCGTCCAGCCCCGAAATCGACCTCGACGCGCTCCAGGAGCGTCTCGAGAGCGCCCTCCCCGAGGGTGCGAAGATCAACGGCGTCGAGCGTGAGGAAGTCGCGTTCGGCCTCGTCGCGCTCTACCCGACCGTGATCGTTCCCGACGGCTCCGGCGGAACGGAAACCGTCGAGGAAAGCTTCACGGACGTCGAGGGCGTCGAAAGCGTCGGCGTCGAGAACGTCGGCCGAATCTAA
- a CDS encoding SCO family protein yields the protein MNRRTYLQAASAAGLVGVAGCLDGVLQSGADGTVLGPPEQDLSESSHPTYGDELPSFSVPDAFTEEPVTDEQFRGEQAMLMTFVFTSCPDGLCPALLQMLNAAAQDAQAEGYEDDAAFVAITFDPDYDTPEVLEQEAENVGFDPSTDNWHVLRPEDNDVAYDLVAGDFGVPVHLEDHEDHGDEDGDHNHEDGDDHDSEDGADHDHDGEEHEHGDDDHDDDEHDHEDHGDGSEPTDGTHFYVIFLVNEDGIVERSYPGATDQPTDQIIEDLRTVVGE from the coding sequence ATGAACAGGCGGACGTATCTACAGGCAGCCAGCGCAGCAGGACTCGTGGGCGTCGCTGGCTGTCTCGACGGAGTTCTCCAGAGTGGGGCTGACGGAACCGTCCTCGGTCCGCCGGAACAGGACCTGAGCGAGTCGTCCCACCCGACCTATGGTGACGAACTGCCGTCCTTTAGCGTTCCTGATGCGTTCACCGAGGAACCGGTCACCGACGAGCAGTTTCGTGGTGAGCAGGCGATGCTTATGACGTTCGTTTTCACCTCCTGTCCGGATGGACTCTGTCCGGCACTCCTGCAGATGCTCAACGCCGCCGCCCAGGACGCCCAAGCCGAAGGCTACGAGGACGACGCTGCGTTCGTCGCGATCACGTTCGATCCCGACTACGACACGCCGGAGGTGCTCGAGCAGGAAGCCGAAAACGTCGGTTTCGACCCGAGTACGGACAACTGGCACGTGCTTCGACCCGAAGACAACGACGTCGCCTACGACCTCGTCGCAGGGGACTTCGGCGTCCCAGTCCATCTCGAGGATCACGAAGACCACGGTGACGAAGATGGCGACCACAACCACGAGGACGGCGACGATCACGATTCCGAGGACGGAGCCGACCACGATCACGACGGTGAGGAACACGAGCACGGAGACGACGACCACGACGATGACGAACACGACCACGAGGACCACGGTGACGGGTCGGAGCCGACAGACGGGACGCACTTCTACGTCATCTTCCTGGTCAACGAAGACGGCATCGTCGAGCGGTCTTATCCGGGAGCGACCGACCAGCCAACGGACCAGATAATCGAGGACCTGCGCACGGTCGTTGGAGAATAA
- the nreA gene encoding DNA repair protein NreA: MRLDDYIEELEPDEEAERRRLAKEKSYAITDHIADFERRFDDALSGDTLVGSTSPSIFVGRSSYPDIPVGLLSPVGDEAAASEYVTDGSWYQQGYGIGDVLQRRTGLLNSSKRADVDSPSIASRLTPNVHDAWDGFVGVQREVAIAGRPVDLEIGLDGTPDLGLDPGTDVATPRGPRANARNAELRENPYVPKPVKKTLEDDDWQAQGAMTYLYRRGFDVYEINSILSAGALGEATQRRLVPTRWSITAVDDTVGKFLRGRIRNEPSVDEVQVWANEYMGNRYWVILAPGSWEFELVEMKAPGSIWNPNPEGDIWLQSASEGYEGRSSYVEETAGAYYAARLAVLEHLESIGRQAKCLVLREVSDDYWAPVGVWQVRESIRNAFDGTYGEAETFHGAVEEIATQLPISIERLRRKSELAAGVQSNLDAFARRT, translated from the coding sequence ATGCGCCTCGACGACTACATCGAGGAGCTCGAGCCCGACGAGGAGGCCGAGCGACGACGCCTCGCAAAGGAGAAATCCTACGCGATCACGGACCACATAGCGGATTTCGAGCGGCGGTTCGACGACGCGTTGAGCGGCGATACGCTCGTGGGCTCGACGTCGCCGTCCATCTTCGTCGGGCGGTCGAGCTACCCGGATATCCCCGTTGGACTCCTCTCGCCCGTGGGCGACGAAGCCGCCGCGTCGGAGTACGTCACCGACGGCTCGTGGTACCAGCAGGGCTACGGCATCGGCGACGTCCTCCAGCGCCGGACCGGACTGTTGAACTCGAGCAAACGGGCCGACGTCGACTCACCCTCGATCGCGAGCCGGTTGACGCCGAACGTCCACGACGCCTGGGACGGCTTCGTCGGGGTCCAACGCGAGGTCGCCATCGCCGGTCGCCCCGTCGACCTCGAGATCGGGCTCGACGGGACGCCCGACCTCGGGCTCGACCCGGGAACCGACGTCGCGACGCCCCGCGGCCCACGAGCCAACGCGCGAAACGCCGAGCTTCGGGAGAACCCCTACGTTCCCAAACCGGTCAAGAAGACGCTCGAGGACGACGACTGGCAGGCCCAGGGCGCGATGACGTACCTCTATCGCCGGGGCTTCGACGTCTACGAGATCAACTCGATCCTCTCGGCGGGCGCGCTCGGCGAGGCGACACAGCGTCGGCTCGTCCCGACCCGGTGGTCGATCACCGCCGTCGACGACACCGTCGGGAAGTTCCTCCGTGGGCGTATCAGAAACGAACCGAGCGTCGACGAGGTACAGGTGTGGGCCAACGAGTACATGGGCAACCGGTACTGGGTGATTCTCGCCCCCGGGAGCTGGGAGTTCGAACTCGTCGAGATGAAAGCCCCCGGCAGCATCTGGAACCCGAACCCCGAAGGCGACATCTGGCTCCAGAGCGCGAGCGAGGGCTACGAGGGCCGCTCGAGTTACGTCGAGGAAACCGCCGGCGCGTACTACGCGGCCAGACTGGCCGTCTTAGAGCATCTCGAGTCGATCGGCCGACAGGCGAAGTGTCTCGTCCTTCGGGAGGTCAGCGACGACTACTGGGCACCCGTCGGCGTCTGGCAGGTCCGTGAAAGCATCCGTAACGCCTTCGATGGAACCTACGGCGAGGCGGAGACGTTCCACGGGGCGGTCGAGGAGATTGCGACCCAGCTACCGATTTCTATCGAGCGCCTGCGACGAAAGTCCGAACTCGCCGCTGGCGTCCAGTCGAATCTGGACGCGTTCGCGCGTCGAACTTGA
- a CDS encoding HVO_2753 family zinc finger protein — protein sequence MSTTDDRQSRSCVSCGLNIAGTNAAAFKCPDCGVQIYRCAKCRKQSNLYECTDCGFTGP from the coding sequence ATGAGTACGACGGATGACCGACAGTCGCGCTCGTGCGTGTCCTGCGGTCTCAACATCGCAGGGACGAACGCGGCCGCGTTCAAGTGTCCCGACTGTGGCGTTCAGATCTACCGCTGTGCCAAGTGCCGGAAGCAGAGCAACCTCTATGAGTGCACCGACTGCGGATTCACTGGACCATAA
- a CDS encoding cytochrome c biogenesis CcdA family protein produces MLGPEVLAAMGFAATAGVATFFSPCAYALLPGYVGFYTSQTDDPSLGGTVVRGTVAAAGVVVTLSALLGVTFWIGHQAFENLLVLEPVVGLVLVAFGVLILAGKAPSLSVALPQRRSSVLGFGIFGAGYAVASAGCVAPIFVTVGVQALSFPPGEAALVLGTYVGGIALLMLSLTVATGMGLLAGASRYAAYSGRLQQLAGVVMILAGIGQLYVAYAASASL; encoded by the coding sequence ATGCTCGGTCCAGAGGTCCTCGCTGCGATGGGGTTCGCCGCCACCGCCGGGGTCGCGACGTTCTTTTCACCGTGTGCGTATGCCCTGTTGCCGGGCTATGTCGGCTTCTATACGAGTCAGACCGACGATCCGAGCCTCGGCGGGACCGTCGTCCGCGGTACGGTCGCGGCTGCGGGCGTCGTCGTCACTCTCTCTGCGCTACTCGGCGTGACGTTCTGGATCGGCCATCAGGCGTTCGAGAACCTGCTCGTCCTCGAGCCAGTGGTCGGCCTCGTCCTCGTCGCGTTTGGGGTCCTCATCCTGGCCGGAAAAGCACCCTCACTGTCGGTCGCGCTCCCCCAGCGACGCTCGAGCGTGCTCGGCTTCGGTATCTTCGGTGCGGGCTACGCCGTCGCCTCGGCGGGCTGTGTTGCCCCCATCTTCGTGACGGTTGGCGTCCAGGCGCTGTCGTTCCCGCCGGGCGAGGCGGCGCTCGTACTCGGCACCTACGTCGGCGGCATCGCGCTGTTGATGCTCTCGCTGACGGTCGCGACCGGAATGGGACTGCTCGCGGGTGCGAGTCGGTATGCAGCCTACAGCGGCCGCCTCCAGCAGCTCGCCGGCGTCGTCATGATTTTGGCCGGTATCGGCCAGCTCTACGTGGCTTACGCCGCCTCCGCATCGCTCTGA
- a CDS encoding TlpA disulfide reductase family protein, producing MRRRELVAGLLGGGLLLGGGAVALTDGPSLFDDDLPEGNDPIEIEAIEARGSEAGTRTVPDDEEATVLTFFATTCESCAEKMPNLAEAATTLEAEPINFVSVTAEPVGDNVPESAVVEWFEDHGGDWTVAHDSGSELSVAYDGIPYPKTAVVDTAGRVWWEHTGTATTDELVSGIEGALEDAAEHTDA from the coding sequence ATGCGACGACGAGAACTCGTGGCTGGACTGCTCGGCGGCGGCTTGCTCCTCGGCGGTGGTGCGGTCGCCCTCACGGATGGCCCCTCGCTGTTCGACGACGACCTCCCTGAGGGAAACGACCCCATCGAGATCGAGGCGATCGAGGCTCGAGGCAGCGAGGCCGGGACGCGTACCGTCCCCGACGACGAGGAGGCGACCGTGCTGACGTTCTTCGCGACGACCTGTGAGAGCTGTGCCGAGAAGATGCCCAACCTCGCGGAGGCGGCGACGACGCTCGAGGCGGAACCGATCAACTTCGTGTCGGTCACGGCCGAACCCGTCGGCGACAACGTCCCCGAATCCGCGGTGGTCGAGTGGTTCGAAGACCATGGTGGCGACTGGACGGTCGCCCACGACAGCGGCTCGGAACTGAGCGTCGCCTACGACGGCATCCCCTATCCGAAGACCGCCGTCGTCGACACTGCCGGACGCGTCTGGTGGGAGCATACGGGAACCGCCACGACAGACGAACTCGTCTCCGGCATCGAGGGCGCACTCGAGGACGCCGCCGAACACACCGACGCCTGA
- a CDS encoding FAD-dependent oxidoreductase — protein sequence MDDPFVIVGGDAAGMSAASKAKRADPELDVIVFERGEWVSYAACGMPYYVKGTVEDLEDLVAVTPEEFREDRDVDLRTGHEVIAIDREEKTVTVEADGEQFEQPYGSVLIGTGARAVEPPFDGLELEGVYTLRSMDEADAIESFVTDREPERAAIVGGGYVGIEMAEALTERGVDVSIFEMLPRTLQPFGEQTAEIVEDHLRDQGVDLHLETAVQGFAGDGRVETVELEAETVAADLVVVGVGVTPNVDLAEKAGIELGPTGAIATDEYGRTNDEDVYAAGDCAEATNVVTGEPDHVPLALTANRAGRAIGSTVTGDPTPTGGTAGTAIVKAFELGAARTGVIDEDRALEAGFDPVSVTVQVPTRPHYYPGATDLTVTLVADRDSKRVLGASLVGRDGAKRIDTVATAVDTGLTVGELESLDLAYAPPFSPVWDPVLTAAKVLSGTIEG from the coding sequence ATGGACGACCCATTCGTCATCGTCGGCGGCGACGCAGCAGGAATGAGTGCCGCGAGCAAGGCCAAACGAGCCGACCCGGAGCTAGACGTGATCGTCTTCGAGCGCGGTGAGTGGGTCTCGTATGCGGCCTGCGGGATGCCATATTACGTGAAAGGAACCGTCGAAGACCTCGAGGATCTCGTCGCAGTGACTCCCGAGGAGTTTCGCGAGGACCGCGACGTCGACCTGCGAACGGGCCACGAGGTCATTGCGATCGATCGCGAGGAAAAGACCGTCACCGTCGAGGCTGACGGCGAGCAGTTCGAGCAACCGTACGGAAGCGTATTGATCGGCACCGGCGCCCGCGCAGTCGAACCGCCGTTCGACGGCCTCGAGCTCGAGGGCGTCTACACGCTCCGGAGCATGGACGAAGCCGACGCGATCGAGTCCTTCGTGACCGACCGCGAACCCGAGCGCGCGGCGATCGTCGGCGGTGGCTACGTCGGGATCGAGATGGCCGAAGCGCTCACCGAACGCGGCGTCGACGTCTCGATCTTCGAGATGCTTCCCCGCACCCTCCAGCCGTTCGGCGAACAGACCGCCGAGATCGTCGAGGACCACCTTCGAGACCAGGGGGTCGATCTCCACCTCGAGACGGCCGTCCAGGGCTTTGCGGGTGACGGCCGCGTCGAGACGGTCGAACTCGAGGCGGAGACAGTGGCGGCTGACCTCGTCGTCGTCGGCGTTGGCGTCACACCGAACGTCGACCTCGCCGAGAAAGCGGGAATCGAACTCGGTCCGACGGGAGCCATCGCGACCGACGAATACGGCCGGACGAACGACGAGGACGTCTACGCGGCGGGCGACTGCGCCGAAGCGACGAACGTCGTTACCGGCGAGCCCGACCACGTCCCGCTCGCGCTTACGGCCAATCGCGCCGGTCGAGCGATCGGATCGACGGTGACGGGTGACCCGACGCCGACCGGCGGCACCGCCGGGACGGCGATCGTCAAAGCGTTCGAGCTGGGTGCGGCCCGGACCGGCGTGATCGACGAGGACCGGGCGCTCGAGGCCGGGTTCGACCCTGTCTCCGTGACTGTTCAGGTGCCGACGCGTCCACACTACTATCCGGGTGCCACCGACCTCACCGTCACGCTGGTCGCCGACCGCGACTCCAAACGCGTCCTTGGAGCGAGTCTCGTCGGCCGCGACGGTGCCAAGCGAATCGATACGGTGGCCACGGCAGTCGACACCGGGCTGACCGTTGGGGAACTCGAGTCACTGGACCTCGCGTACGCTCCACCGTTCAGCCCCGTCTGGGACCCGGTTCTGACGGCCGCGAAGGTGCTGTCGGGGACCATCGAGGGGTGA
- a CDS encoding DsrE/DsrF/DrsH-like family protein, translated as MSTDSHPSIDEEGDATELQALRERVAELEESIADADDDTGGKKMTIIATKGTLDMAYPPLILASTAAAFDWEVVVFHTFWGLDILHENNSKNLKLSAVGNPNMPMPNAVAALPGMDAMATKMMRKKIDENDTATIEELIDLSLAQGVDLQACQMTIELMDYDEADFYDGVTTGVGAATALQHMAESDVQLLI; from the coding sequence ATGAGCACGGACAGCCACCCGTCGATCGACGAGGAGGGAGACGCCACAGAGCTCCAGGCGCTCCGAGAGCGTGTCGCCGAACTCGAGGAGTCGATCGCCGACGCGGACGACGATACCGGCGGGAAGAAGATGACGATCATCGCCACCAAGGGCACGCTCGACATGGCGTACCCGCCGCTGATCCTTGCGAGTACGGCGGCCGCCTTCGACTGGGAGGTCGTCGTCTTCCACACGTTCTGGGGACTGGACATCCTTCACGAGAACAACTCCAAGAACCTCAAACTGAGCGCCGTCGGCAACCCCAACATGCCGATGCCGAACGCGGTCGCCGCGCTCCCGGGGATGGACGCGATGGCCACGAAGATGATGCGCAAGAAGATCGACGAAAACGACACGGCCACCATCGAGGAACTCATCGATCTCTCGCTCGCACAGGGCGTCGACCTCCAGGCGTGTCAGATGACCATCGAACTGATGGACTACGACGAAGCCGACTTCTACGACGGCGTGACGACCGGCGTCGGCGCTGCGACGGCACTGCAGCACATGGCCGAGTCGGACGTTCAGTTGCTCATCTGA